One part of the Rutidosis leptorrhynchoides isolate AG116_Rl617_1_P2 chromosome 1, CSIRO_AGI_Rlap_v1, whole genome shotgun sequence genome encodes these proteins:
- the LOC139849157 gene encoding uncharacterized protein: protein MKALDWFWDNCDISKGCNASFITLVPKNNVPLGLNEYRPISLIGCYYKILAKVLSIRIRKVLPSVIGYEQSAYLKGRYILDGSLIANEAIDYLKRKKKKSLIFKVDFEKAFDSLSWDFLLDMMNRMGFGIRWRKWIHACLKSASISILVNGSPTNEFLIERGVRQGDPLSPFLFLIAAEGLNLIVKRACRDGLYKGVEVGIDKVGLSHLQFADDTIFIGEWQSQNFCNLVKILKCFENLSGLKINFHKSVLYGLGVASIDIEGLASRVGCKVGDLPFIYLGLPVGKNLSKEQSWKPMIEKFYLKLTNWKARSISYGGRLTLVNSVLSSLPLYYFSLFRAPMSVLKNLESIMIEKLDTNFASSFIKVIGDGADTDFWNDSWLCGAPLKQRFTQLFHLDEDSKARVQDQITWNDHSFVCNFRWKRDISGRAINDLDSLTALLNAYVKQDKATDSWIWNLAGNGLFSTKKLASVIDERILNYGSYANNEDFLKNNLVPFKVAIFIWRALKRRIPVRTELDKRGIDLDSVRCPLCDDDVESIEHSLIFCRYAMDIWIRDYKWWGLGAVTNLSISELFRSKCNRSLSPLWSSIWQSIEWTCGYLIWKNRNLKVFSNSSWCGPSGLMEIQLKSFEWISTRLKNHRLDWLGWISNPWSCLV from the exons ATGAAGGCGCTCGATTGGTTTTGGGATAATTGTGATATCTCCAAAGGGTGTAACGCCTCCTTTATTACTCTAGTCCCGAAAAATAATGTTCCATTAGGGCTTAATGAGTATCGACCCATAAGCCTAATAGGTTGTTATTACAAGATTCTAGCGAAAGTGCTCTCTATTCGCATAAGAAAGGTCTTGCCCTCGGTTATTGGATACGAGCAAAGCGCTTATCTTAAAGGTAGATACATTCTTGATGGCTCCTTGATTGCGAATGAAGCCATTGATTATCTAAAGCGAAAAAAGAAGAAAAGTCTCATTTTTAAAGTTGATTTCGAGAAAGCCTTTGATAGCTTGAGTTGGGATTTCTTGTTGGATATGATGAATAGAATGGGCTTTGGGATTAGATGGAGAAAGTGGATTCATGCATGCCTCAAATCGGCTTCAATTTCAATTTTAGTTAACGGTTCACCTACCAACGAATTTCTTATTGAGAGAGGGGTTCGACAAGGTGACCCGTTATCACCTTTTCTTTTTCTTATCGCTGCGGAGGGTTTGAATCTCATAGTTAAAAGAGCTTGTCGTGATGGTCTTTACAAGGGTGTTGAAGTAGGGATAGATAAAGTAGGCTTATCTCACCTACAATTCGCGGATGATACGATTTTTATTGGGGAATGGCAAAGCCAAAACTTTTGTAACCTCGTGAAAATTCTTAAATGCTTTGAGAACTTATCGGGACTTAAAATCAATTTCCATAAAAGCGTGTTGTATGGGTTAGGGGTTGCTAGCATTGACATTGAAGGCTTGGCTTCGCGTGTTGGTTGTAAGGTAGGCGATCTCCCGTTTATCTATCTTGGTCTTCCGGTAGGTAAAAACCTGAGTAAGGAGCAAAGTTGGAAGCCCATGATTGAGAAATTTTACTTGAAACTCACGAATTGGAAAGCAAGGTCGATTTCTTATGGTGGAAGATTAACGCTCGTTAATTCGGTTCTTAGTAGTCTACCGCTATACTATTTCTCCCTTTTTCGTGCTCCCATGAGTGTTCTAAAAAATTTAGAGA GTATCATGATCGAGAAATTGGACACAAATTTCGCTTCCTCTTTCATAAAGGTAATTGGTGATGGTGCGGACACAGATTTTTGGAATGATTCATGGCTTTGCGGTGCGCCATTAAAGCAAAGGTTCACGCAGTTATTTCACTTGGATGAAGATTCGAAGGCAAGAGTACAAGACCAGATTACTTGGAATGATCATAGTTTTGTTTGTAACTTTCGGTGGAAAAGAGATATTTCGGGTCGGGCCATCAATGATCTTGACTCTCTTACGGCACTACTAAATGCTTATGTGAAGCAAGATAAGGCTACGGATTCGTGGATTTGGAACCTAGCGGGTAATGGTTTATTTTCTACAAAGAAGCTAGCAAGTGTTATAGACGAAAGGATTCTCAACTACGGGTCGTATGCAAACAATGAAGATTTTTTGAAGAATAATTTGGTTCCCTTTAAAGTCGCGATCTTCATATGGAGAGCATTAAAAAGGAGGATCCCGGTACGTACCGAACTCGATAAAAGAGGTATTGACTTGGATTCCGTTAGATGCCCTTTGTGTGATGATGATGTGGAATCTATTGAGCATTCGTTAATTTTTTGTCGTTATGCGATGGACATTTGGATTCGTGATTATAAATGGTGGGGCCTAGGGGCGGTTACAAACTTGAGTATTAGTGAATTGTTTAGAAGCAAATGCAACCGTTCTCTATCCCCGCTTTGGTCGAGTATTTGGCAATCTATTGAGTGGACGTGCGGCTACTTGATATGGAAGAATCGTAATCTAAAGGTGTTCTCTAATTCCTCTTGGTGTGGACCGTCGGGTTTGATGGAAATTCAACTCAAATCATTTGAATGGATTTCTACTCGCCTAAAGAATCATAGATTGGATTGGCTAGGTTGGATCTCGAATCCATGGTCTTGTCTTGTGTAA